From a single Bacillus pumilus genomic region:
- a CDS encoding DUF2262 domain-containing protein, with protein sequence MKNNKQINAFEERFREEIDHIIAITGPSGVGAGKAGKESLWTASIPLIAWKEKDLITTENIRLCWLTDEEGLREKQAQLHKESVVTLQVRKGEGEFMLVSLIDTDTQDQELQEILEEAQKPVFYHDDMLGTFELVKGLDLFETTIHWTNQECLLYFNLEEDEKVNDSLQTAKQLMKEQTTWDASIKSFAANQLIELAKDWQEQDDSAEKQEELTLDQFMSRLSLESLHAYPGGEFEVYCHDGDLFWGHVIIVTGNINGTFQDAHIAG encoded by the coding sequence ATGAAAAATAACAAACAAATAAATGCATTTGAAGAAAGATTCCGAGAAGAAATAGATCACATCATAGCTATCACAGGGCCTTCAGGAGTAGGCGCTGGAAAAGCCGGAAAGGAATCTCTTTGGACCGCTTCTATTCCACTGATTGCCTGGAAAGAAAAAGACCTCATCACAACCGAAAACATAAGACTTTGCTGGTTAACAGATGAAGAGGGCTTACGAGAAAAGCAGGCACAATTACATAAAGAATCCGTCGTAACACTTCAGGTTCGAAAAGGTGAAGGTGAGTTCATGCTTGTATCACTTATTGATACAGATACACAGGATCAAGAGCTCCAAGAGATACTAGAAGAAGCTCAAAAACCTGTCTTTTACCATGATGACATGCTGGGCACCTTTGAATTAGTGAAAGGACTAGACTTATTTGAAACAACGATCCACTGGACCAATCAAGAGTGCCTGCTCTACTTCAACCTCGAAGAAGATGAAAAAGTAAACGACTCTCTTCAAACCGCTAAACAACTCATGAAAGAGCAGACTACATGGGATGCTTCTATTAAATCATTTGCAGCAAATCAGCTGATTGAACTAGCTAAAGACTGGCAGGAGCAAGATGACTCTGCTGAAAAACAAGAAGAGCTCACACTGGATCAATTTATGAGCCGCCTCTCACTTGAAAGCCTCCATGCTTACCCAGGTGGAGAGTTTGAAGTGTACTGTCATGACGGTGATTTATTTTGGGGACATGTCATTATTGTCACAGGAAATATAAATGGTACATTTCAAGATGCACACATTGCAGGCTAA
- a CDS encoding phosphotransferase — translation MKKQNDHEELLTGGNVSNVYRSGDTVRREVKSDNINIRKLLKHLEKKNFSYAPKFLGVDEKGREILSFIEGIAGHDPLKEYMCSHDALKEIARMLRMYHDAVCDFPISDDWERMDNTPNNIEVVCHNDFAMYNIIFKDKKPMGIIDFDVAAPGPRLWDIAYTLYTCVPLSRLFRTETGEVVNYHSLEHAGYIKYRVKLFFEAYGEDIAEDYVDMVLLRLKGLCQYMKRKASEGDRAFQKMIHEGHLEHYQKDIQFIHEHRKEWI, via the coding sequence ATGAAAAAACAAAATGATCATGAGGAGTTATTGACAGGTGGAAATGTCTCGAATGTATATCGTTCTGGAGATACGGTTCGTCGAGAAGTAAAGTCAGACAATATCAATATACGAAAGCTGCTAAAGCATTTAGAAAAAAAGAATTTCTCCTATGCTCCAAAGTTTTTAGGGGTTGATGAAAAAGGTAGAGAGATATTGTCCTTCATTGAAGGCATAGCCGGTCATGATCCCTTAAAAGAGTACATGTGCTCTCACGATGCTTTGAAAGAAATAGCGAGAATGCTTAGAATGTATCATGATGCTGTTTGTGATTTTCCCATTTCAGACGATTGGGAACGAATGGACAATACGCCTAATAACATAGAGGTTGTGTGCCATAATGATTTTGCGATGTACAACATCATTTTCAAAGATAAAAAGCCAATGGGTATCATTGATTTTGATGTAGCTGCTCCTGGTCCAAGACTTTGGGATATCGCTTATACCCTTTATACATGTGTGCCTCTCAGTAGACTTTTTCGCACTGAAACAGGGGAGGTCGTGAATTATCATTCATTAGAACATGCAGGTTATATCAAGTATAGAGTCAAACTGTTTTTTGAAGCCTATGGTGAGGACATAGCAGAAGATTATGTGGATATGGTGCTGCTGCGTTTAAAAGGGTTATGTCAGTACATGAAACGAAAAGCGAGTGAAGGGGATAGAGCTTTTCAAAAAATGATTCATGAGGGGCACCTTGAACATTATCAAAAAGACATACAATTCATTCATGAACATAGAAAAGAATGGATTTGA
- the lepB gene encoding signal peptidase I, which translates to MTTNTKTQKKKSEVWGWIKAILIAFIAVFIIRNFLFAPYIVKGTSMKPTLQDTERVFVNKTVDYFGDYKRGQIIVLDGEDRSTHYVKRLIGLPGDKIEMKNDQLYVNGQKVAEPYLASNKKKAAADGTLLTPDFGPLTVPKGKYFVMGDNRQNSMDSRNGLGLFTKSDIQGTTSFVFYPFQDVRLLND; encoded by the coding sequence ATGACAACAAATACAAAAACACAAAAAAAGAAATCAGAAGTATGGGGCTGGATCAAAGCCATCTTAATCGCATTCATTGCTGTTTTTATCATTCGGAACTTTTTATTCGCGCCGTACATTGTAAAAGGGACTTCTATGAAACCAACACTACAAGACACAGAGCGGGTGTTTGTGAATAAAACGGTTGATTACTTCGGCGATTACAAACGGGGACAAATCATTGTTCTTGATGGGGAAGACCGCAGCACTCATTATGTCAAACGATTGATTGGTTTACCTGGTGATAAAATTGAAATGAAAAATGACCAGCTGTATGTCAATGGTCAAAAAGTGGCGGAGCCTTACTTAGCGTCAAACAAAAAGAAAGCAGCCGCAGATGGCACCTTGCTGACACCTGATTTTGGTCCTCTTACCGTTCCAAAAGGAAAGTATTTTGTCATGGGTGACAATCGTCAAAACTCAATGGACAGCCGCAATGGCTTAGGTCTTTTTACAAAGAGTGATATTCAAGGAACGACCTCATTTGTGTTTTATCCTTTCCAAGATGTTCGACTACTCAATGATTAA
- a CDS encoding histidine phosphatase family protein, producing the protein MKTYYIVRHCQANGQSEDASLTPQGIAQSQELAQLFSGIQLNHIISSPYTRAIQTTEPLAHAKQLEVQIDKRLSERVLSSKPMDDWFEKLKLSFSDLHMTCEGGESSQEAMDRIVEALYEQIKLGKDHTLFVTHGNIMSLLLKHADPMIGFKEWQQLSNPDVYILKYFHPDQIEIERIWHQ; encoded by the coding sequence ATGAAAACATATTATATCGTTAGACACTGCCAAGCAAATGGACAATCCGAGGATGCGTCTTTAACGCCTCAAGGCATCGCACAATCGCAAGAACTAGCACAGCTTTTTTCCGGCATTCAGCTCAATCACATTATCTCAAGTCCTTATACACGAGCGATCCAAACCACTGAGCCTCTTGCTCATGCAAAACAACTCGAGGTACAAATTGATAAGCGTCTCTCTGAACGTGTGTTAAGCAGCAAACCAATGGACGATTGGTTTGAGAAACTAAAGCTCAGTTTTTCGGACTTACATATGACCTGTGAAGGAGGAGAATCGAGCCAAGAAGCGATGGATCGTATTGTAGAGGCACTCTATGAACAAATAAAATTAGGAAAAGATCATACTCTATTCGTCACACACGGCAATATTATGAGCCTTCTTCTAAAACATGCCGATCCGATGATTGGATTCAAGGAGTGGCAGCAACTAAGCAATCCAGATGTTTATATCCTAAAATATTTTCATCCAGATCAGATAGAAATAGAGCGAATATGGCATCAATAA
- a CDS encoding DUF1963 domain-containing protein, with protein sequence MKIKAFQELNLIRKTPVIAKIGGFRPDPAAHSWFGGHFFIHPDQGWPVDQDGVMIPILQIYLPEVPGGINGFNEWKMIQIFLNQKALPIDITKNGEGWKLIEYATMEGLEVVETPEEVRRLKPFQIQWNESEHEDYPCWEEAWSYVDLSEVNESEEATEHFFRHYTHDSFTKIGGYGAYIQSPPHHQPGEFMLQIASEEKPRFMIGDNGKMYFYYDKELKEWFMHCDCF encoded by the coding sequence ATGAAGATCAAGGCTTTTCAAGAATTAAATTTAATTAGGAAAACGCCAGTCATCGCCAAAATTGGCGGCTTCCGTCCTGATCCAGCTGCACACAGCTGGTTTGGTGGTCATTTTTTCATCCATCCCGATCAAGGGTGGCCAGTAGATCAAGATGGTGTCATGATTCCAATCTTACAAATTTATTTACCTGAAGTGCCAGGCGGAATAAACGGATTCAATGAATGGAAGATGATTCAAATCTTTCTCAATCAGAAAGCACTTCCGATTGATATCACCAAAAACGGCGAAGGCTGGAAGCTCATTGAATATGCAACTATGGAAGGATTAGAAGTAGTTGAGACTCCTGAAGAAGTTCGGAGGCTCAAACCCTTTCAAATTCAATGGAATGAAAGTGAGCACGAAGACTACCCCTGCTGGGAAGAAGCGTGGTCATATGTCGATTTATCAGAAGTAAATGAAAGTGAAGAAGCAACGGAACACTTCTTTCGTCACTATACACATGATTCATTCACAAAAATCGGTGGGTATGGCGCATATATCCAATCTCCACCCCATCATCAACCAGGCGAATTCATGCTGCAAATCGCCTCAGAAGAAAAACCTCGGTTCATGATTGGTGATAACGGCAAGATGTATTTTTATTACGACAAAGAATTAAAAGAATGGTTTATGCACTGTGATTGTTTTTAA
- a CDS encoding LTA synthase family protein: MKKIFANKYSFFVLAVLLFWAKSYMAYKMDFNLGVKGSFQEGLLLLNPFSSAIVFLGLALFLKGRKSAIVLIVIDFIMTALLYANVAYYRFFDDFLTFSTMKQAGNLGGGMTGGVLSSIKPHDLLYFLDIIILIAIVIWRPEVKKFQMKKTFALLIVAAGVGLFFVNLHLAEKDRPELLTRTFDHKYVVKYLGVYNYTIYDGVQSAQNATQVANASSEDLTDVVNYTASHYAKPNPEYFGKAKGKNIIKIHLESFQSFLIDYKLNGEEVTPFLNKLAHGKEDFTYFDNFFHQTGQGKTADAELMMDNSMFGLPEGAAFVTKGENTYQSLPAILDQKLGYTSAVLHGDYKSFWNRDTIYKHMGYDQFFDASYYNMDEENLVNMGLKDKPFFKESIPMLESMKKPFYAHLMTLTNHYPFNLDEKDATIAKATTGDKTVDNYFQTARYLDESLEQFFKDLKKSGMYKDSVILLYGDHNGISENHNRAMSEIQGKEITPYQNAQNQRVPLMIRIPGKQGGVNHTYGGEVDVMPTLLHLQGIDSNEYVNFGTDLFSKKHDETVAFRNGNYVTPKYTLVDNTVYDTKTGKVVKQNKKTEAIKARVDNQLSLSDKVLYRDLLRFHKLSDFKPVNPSDYFYGKSKEKEADSSAK; the protein is encoded by the coding sequence ATGAAAAAAATATTTGCGAACAAATATAGCTTTTTTGTATTGGCTGTCCTTTTATTTTGGGCAAAATCGTACATGGCTTACAAAATGGACTTTAATTTAGGAGTGAAAGGTTCTTTTCAAGAGGGTCTTCTCTTATTAAATCCATTTAGTTCAGCCATTGTGTTTTTAGGACTGGCTCTCTTTTTGAAGGGTCGTAAATCTGCCATTGTTTTAATTGTCATTGACTTTATTATGACCGCACTTTTATATGCGAATGTAGCTTACTACCGTTTCTTTGATGACTTTTTGACTTTCTCCACAATGAAGCAGGCAGGAAATCTTGGAGGAGGTATGACTGGCGGTGTGTTATCTAGTATTAAACCGCATGATCTTTTGTATTTCCTTGATATCATCATCTTGATTGCGATTGTCATTTGGAGACCAGAAGTGAAGAAGTTCCAAATGAAAAAGACATTTGCACTGCTAATTGTGGCTGCAGGTGTAGGACTTTTCTTTGTTAACCTTCATTTAGCTGAAAAGGACCGCCCTGAATTATTAACAAGAACGTTTGATCATAAGTATGTTGTGAAATACTTAGGTGTTTATAATTATACGATTTATGACGGGGTACAATCAGCACAAAACGCAACACAGGTAGCAAATGCGAGCAGTGAAGATTTAACAGATGTTGTGAACTATACGGCTTCTCACTATGCTAAGCCAAACCCAGAGTATTTCGGTAAAGCAAAAGGGAAAAACATCATTAAAATCCATTTAGAAAGCTTCCAGTCTTTCTTAATTGACTACAAACTAAACGGAGAAGAAGTGACACCGTTTTTAAACAAACTGGCTCATGGTAAAGAGGATTTTACGTATTTCGATAACTTCTTCCATCAGACAGGTCAAGGAAAGACAGCTGATGCTGAGCTCATGATGGATAATAGTATGTTCGGCTTGCCAGAGGGAGCAGCGTTTGTGACAAAAGGTGAAAATACCTACCAATCACTCCCTGCTATCCTAGATCAAAAATTAGGCTATACGAGCGCAGTGCTTCACGGGGACTATAAATCTTTCTGGAACCGTGACACGATTTATAAGCACATGGGGTATGATCAATTCTTCGATGCTTCATATTACAACATGGATGAAGAGAATCTTGTGAATATGGGTCTGAAGGATAAACCATTCTTCAAAGAATCAATCCCAATGCTAGAATCAATGAAAAAGCCATTTTACGCACATTTAATGACACTGACCAATCACTATCCATTTAATTTAGATGAAAAAGATGCGACGATCGCTAAGGCAACAACTGGTGATAAAACCGTAGATAACTACTTCCAAACAGCAAGATATCTAGACGAGTCATTAGAGCAATTCTTTAAAGACCTGAAAAAATCAGGTATGTATAAAGACTCTGTCATTTTATTATATGGTGATCACAACGGTATTTCTGAAAACCATAACCGTGCAATGAGTGAAATTCAAGGGAAAGAAATTACACCATATCAAAATGCACAAAACCAGCGTGTACCGCTTATGATTCGTATTCCTGGCAAACAGGGCGGCGTGAACCATACGTATGGTGGTGAAGTAGACGTTATGCCAACACTTCTTCACTTACAAGGCATTGATTCAAATGAGTACGTGAATTTCGGAACAGATTTATTCTCTAAGAAGCATGATGAAACTGTTGCCTTCCGTAACGGAAACTATGTGACACCAAAATATACACTTGTAGATAACACTGTCTACGACACAAAAACTGGTAAAGTTGTGAAACAAAATAAAAAGACAGAGGCGATTAAAGCCCGTGTCGATAATCAGTTAAGCCTTTCAGATAAAGTGCTTTACCGGGATCTACTTCGATTCCATAAGCTGTCTGATTTTAAACCGGTAAATCCATCTGATTATTTCTATGGTAAATCAAAAGAAAAAGAAGCGGATTCTTCTGCTAAGTAA